A stretch of DNA from Synechococcus sp. PROS-9-1:
GTTACTCGACGATGCTGCCCACAACCGTTTCCCAATGCCCACCGATGTAACCGGTCGAGATCCGGTGATGGTGGGGCGAATTCGTCAGGACATCAGTGAGCCGAATGCTCTTGAGTTTTGGCTATGTGGTGATCAGATTCGCAAAGGTGCCGCTCTGAATGCCATTCAAATCGCCGAACTGCTTCTTCCTACTGTTTGATTCATATGAGTACTGCTGCTGAACTTTCTCCGACCCCGTTTGGCCGTCTGTTGACGGCCATGGTGACCCCCTTTGATGCTGAGGGCCGCGTGGATTTGGCTTTGGCAGGTCGTTTGGCCCGTCATCTTGTCGAGGAAGGTTCAGAGGGGCTTGTCGTTTGTGGCACGACGGGTGAATCGCCAACGCTGAGCTGGCAGGAGCAAGTCAAGATGCTGGAGGCGGTCCGTCAAGCCGTTGGACCTGGGGTGAAGGTGCTTGCAGGGACGGGGAGCAACAGCACAAGTGAAGCGGTGAAGGCAACGCGAGAAGCTGCGTCGGCTGGCGCTGATGGTGCCCTGTTGGTTGTGCCTTATTACAACAAGCCTCCGCAAGAGGGCTTAGAAGCGCATTTTCGAACGATTGCAACGGCTGCTCCTGAGCTACCACTGATGCTTTACAACGTGCCTGGACGCACTGGCACGAGCATGGCTCCGGCCACGGCAGCTCAGCTGATGGATTGCGCCAACGTGGTGAGCTTCAAGGCGGCCAGTGGCTCGACTGAAGAAGTCACCGAGCTGCGCTTGGCCTGTGGGCCTCGCCTCGCCGTTTACAGCGGTGATGACGGCTTGCTTTTGCCGATGTTGTCCGCTGGTGCAGTCGGTGTGGTGAGTGTGGCCAGTCATGTTGTTGGCAGGCGTTTGCGCCACATGATTGATGCGTTCCTCAGCGGTCAGAACGCTGTTGCCCTTGGTCAGCACGAGCAGTTAACGCCGCTCTTCCAGGCCCTCTTTGCCACCTCCAACCCCATCCCTGTGAAAGCTGCTCTTGAGCTGAGTGGATGGCCAGTGGGTGCTCCTCGTCTTCCTTTATTACCCCTTAATTCAGCCATGCGCGATTCCTTAGCCCACCTCCTCACTGCCCTGCGTCAGACCTGACGCTCCGGCTGCCGATTCAGATTTCCCCTTTTTAACGTCCCTTGAGTTCTTATTGATGACATCCACTCTTTCTAAAACCAAGCAGGCCTGTCTCCGAGTGATTCCACTGGGTGGCTTGCATGAGATCGGCAAGAACACCTGCGTGTTCGAGTACGGCGACGATCTGATGCTTGTGGATGCCGGTTTGGCATTCCCCAGTGACGGGATGCACGGGGTGAATGTAGTGATGCCCGACACCAGCTTCCTGCGTGAAAACCAGAGTCGGATTCGCGGCATGATCGTGACCCATGGTCATGAAGATCACATCGGTGGAATTGCACACCATCTCAAGAACTTCGATATCCCAGTGATTTATGGGCCTCGTTTGGCCCTGTCCATGCTCACTGGAAAAATGGATGAGGCTGGTGTCACCGACCGCACCACCCTCCAAACGGTGGGTCCTAGAGACGTGGTGAAGGTGGGTCAGCACTTCTCGGTGGAGTTCATTCGCAACACCCACTCAATGGCCGACAGCTTTTCGCTGGCGATCACGACCCCAGTGGGCACTGTGATTTTCACGGGTGATTTCAAGTTTGATCACACCCCTGTGGATGGTGAGCACTTCGACTTGGCTCGTCTTGCCCATTACGGGGATCAAGGCGTGCTCTGTCTGTTCAGTGATTCCACGAATGCGGAGGTGCCTGGTTACTGCCCGCCTGAACGTTCCGTGTTCCCCAACCTGGACCGGCATATCGCTGAGGCGGAAGGACGGGTGATCATCACCACCTTCGCCAGCTCGATTCATCGCGTCTCGATGATTCTTGAGCTGGCGCTTAAAAACGGACGCAAGGTGGGTCTCCTTGGACGCTCCATGCTGAATGTGATCGCTAAGGCCCGTGAACTCGGCTACATGCGTGCACCGGATGAGCTGTTTGTGCCGATCAAGCAGATCAATGATGTGCCAGACCGCGAGACGCTTTTGTTGATGACCGGAAGCCAGGGTGAGCCTCTTGCTGCTCTGAGCCGGATTTCCCGTGGAGATCATCCTCAAGTGAAGGTGAAGAGCTCCGACACGATCATTTTCTCTGCGAGCCCGATTCCAGGAAACACCATTTCAGTGGTGAACACGATCGATAAATTGATGATCTTGGGGGCCAAGGTTGTCTATGGGAAGGGGGAAGGCATTCACGTGTCTGGCCACGGCTTCCAGGAAGATCAAAAGCTGATGTTGGCCCTCACCCGTCCGAAGTATTTCGTGCCCGTGCATGGTGAGCACCGCATGCTCGTGAAGCATGCCCGCACCGGCCATTCGATGGGCGTGCCTGAAGACAACACGCTGATCATCAACAACGGTGATGTGGTTGAGCTCACCCCGGATTCAATGCGCAAAGGCGATCCTGTGAAGGCAGGGATTGAGCTGCTCGATCAGTCTCGCAACGGAATCGTGGATGCACGCGTGCTCAAGGAGCGTCAACAGCTTGCCGTTGACGGGATCGTGACGATCCTGGCTGCTATCAGCACCGATGGGGCGATGGTGGCTCCGCCTCGCGTGAATTTACGCGGTGTGGTCACCACAGCTGATGCGCGCAAGATGTCGCTGTGGACGGAACGCGAAATCAAGTGGGTGCTGGAAAATCGCTGGAAGCAGCTCTGCCGCACTGTGGACGGGGCTTCTCCTGAAGTGGATTGGATGGGCGTCCAGCGCGAAGTGGAAGTGGGCTTAGGTCGGCGCATGCGCCGCGAGATGCAGGTGGAGCCCTTGATCCTTTGTTTGGTTCAGCCGGCCCCTGGTGGCACACCGGTCTATAAAGGCCGCGCTGATGCAGAGCCTGATACCCGTCCGGCAGCCCGTGGTCGTGGCGGTCGTCATGGTGCTCCCGGCCGCGACAGCGGTAATGGCCACGTACGGCGAGATCCGAATGCGGCTCCAGCACGGGTTGTTCCTTCGCGTGTGATTCGCACACCGGCACCTGCCGCAGCAGTGTCTGCTCCAGGTGCAGCAGCGACTCCAGCACCGGCCCCAGCTCCGGCGAAAGAACTTGTTGCGGCGACTGTGGTTGTGACCCGCGATCCAGAGCCTGAGATGCCAGCTGGACGCACCCGTCGTCGTCGTTCAGCGGCGGCGTAGGGAACGCCAGGCCAACACCAACCGCTTTCGTAAGGGAAGGGATGTTGGCGGATCGTTATCAGCTGGCCTTGCTGATAACGATCCGAGTTGGGCAATCTGCGTCAGGTTGACCCGCAGCAGTCCGGCCTCCAATCGCTTGGGGTCGGTATCAAAAGTACTTTCCAGCGATGAAGTGGAAGCCTGCTCAGGAGCTTGCTCCAAGTTGGCTGGGTCTTCCGCAAGATCTTGAGAGCTGTCCAAGTCTCTTGGCTGTTGCGACCCCTTTGGCTCATCCCACTCAGCCTTCAGCCAGGGCATGGCCGTTTCGATCGTTTCAGCTGCTGGCCTTTTCATTGGTGAGCGCTTGTCTGCCGCTGTACGCGTTGAGGAGGCGTTCAAAAACGGATCACGGATGAGATCGTCGCTGGCTGGCTCGCTGGTTACGTCGCCAAATGGAATGGATGCCAGCTCTTCTGCAGCAGGAGCAGACACAACAACATCAATGACAGGTGAGCGCTCCAGCGCTTCGCTGAGGCCCTGTTGAGCAAGTTCTCGCAGTGTGTCTGGCGGTTCGCTGGCGAGCACGAGCCGGTAAAACTCCGCGCTCTGGCTCCCATCATCCTTTCCGTAGAGGTGGATGTGGCCGAGTAAGAGGGCCACAAAGGCTCTCCAGGCCAGGGTTGCGTCCCGTTCCGCTCCTGAGGAGGGAAGGGGCTCCAGTTGTCCCAGCAGTGGACGCGCCAAATCGTCGGCTTTGTCGAACTCGCTAGCGCTGTAGGCCTGTTCAGCGGCGACGTATTGCTCCTGAAAATCAGCGTCCAAGCGAGGTTGTTATGGCTTGCTCACTAGTTGTACCGAGTCTTGGGTCCATTGCAGAGACTTTTGCCCTGGCAAGGAGCGGCTTCCTGGGGGGCGACCAGGGCCAATCGCCACACTCAGGCTGTCGAGTTGGCTGGCGGAGAGGGTGCCAACGCCTTGTTCTTGCAGCCAATGATGGAGCAACAACCGACGGGTGGCTTCTGGCAAAAGCTTGAGTGCGTTGCGTTGCAAGCCGCGTTCACAACGCAGTGGTTCCAGGGCCAGGGTGGCGAGGGTGCGTTGGCAGTCCTCCACTTGAGACACCCGCTCGCTGAGTTGGGCGATGCGTTGGCTGCAGCCTGGATGCAACTCCTCCAGCATCGGAAGCACCTCGTTGCGGATGCGGTTGCGGCTGAAGGCCGGATTGGTATTGGATGGATCAAGCCAAATGGGCAGTTTCAAGTCCTGGCAGATCTGGGCGGTGTCGTCTCGGCTGAAGCTCAAAAGCGGGCGCACTAGACGAGGGCCGCTTGGGTCATTGTTTTGTAGTGGTCTGATCGGCCGCAAGCTGCCAAGGCCGGCCAGATCCGTGCCTCGGGCCAACTGCAGCAGCAAGGTTTCAGCTCGGTCGCTTGCGGTGTGAGCGGTCAGAACCGTGCGGCAGCACAGCTGCTGGCTTAGGGCGGCAAGCTCTTGGTAACGCCAGGATCGGGCGCTGGCCTCTGTGCCTGTGTTCTCCCTCGTGCTTCGGCTGATCTGAAGATCCAACTCCTGGACTTGGCACCACGCCTTGAGTTCGGAGGCAATGGTTGCTGACTGATCGTGCCAACCATGGTCGCCGTGCCACAGCTGGACATGCCAATGGTGCAGATGTTGAAGCCCCTGAAGCAGGCCGAGTAAAGCCATGGAGTCTTGACCGCCGGAGAGAGAGATCAGCAGTGTTGTCCCCTTGGGAAGCAGGTTCGGTTGCCTCAGCAGTTGGCGATGCAGCCTGTCGTGCCAAGGCAACCAGGGTTGGGAGGCAGCCATGGTGTGGCCAGCGAGTGGAACAACAGAGAATTGATCTTGCCTGTTCTCAGGCGGGATTACACCCGCGGTGTGAGAATGATGGAACCTGATTTCGCTGGGATGACCCGCCTTTCTCTGCTGCCCGCTGAGCTCCGCCGCAGCCTGAAGCAGCGAACCGCACTCAAGGTGATCGCCGGTTTGATGAACTTCGATCGCTCCAACGTGGCGATGGTGGCGGCTGCCGCGGGTCGCGGCGGTGCTGATTTGCTTGATGTGGCCTGTGATGCAGAGCTGGTGAAGTTGGCGATCGAGGTCTCCGCTGGTGTGCCTGTCTGTGTGTCTGCGGTGGATCCTGAGCTGTTTCCGGCCGCTGTGGCTGCCGGCGCGGCGATGGTGGAGATTGGCAATTACGACGCCTTCTATCCCCAAGGCCGGATCTTTGATGCCACTGAAGTGTTGTCGATCACCCGCCGAACCCGCGAGCTGCTCCCCGATGTGGTGATGAGCGTCACGGTGCCCCACGTGCTGCCGTTGGATCAGCAAGAGCAGTTGGCTGTGGATTTGGTGGCAGCTGGTGCTGATCTGATTCAAACCGAAGGTGGCACCAGTGCGAAGCCGTTCAGCCCTGGAAGCCTTGGATTGATTGAGAAAGCAGCTCCTACTTTGGCCGCTTCCCACAGCATCAGTGCTGCGCTACATCAGGCGGAGTGCGCTGTGCCCGTACTCTGCGCCTCTGGATTGTCTGCCGTCACCGTGCCGATGGCGATTGCGTCTGGCGCTGCTGGTGTGGGAGTGGGATCGGCGGTGAATCGCCTCAACGATGAGTTGGCGATGACCGCTGTGGTTCGCGGGCTGCGCGAGGCTTTGGCTCGTCCAGTGATCAGCCGCGTTTGATTTCGCTGCCTAGCCCCATCGCTGGTTTGGGCGGTTTCGCTAAAGATTCCTAGCTTGCGATCAGTGATGGCTGGACTTTGATGGGAACGCTTGGCTGGTTGCTGCAATGGCCGATTCGAGCCCTCGTGCTGCTTGTCGTGGCAGCGCTTCCGCTTGGCGTGGAACTGGCCAGCTTCGGTACGGCGCTGTGGGCAGCGGTGTTGATTGGCCTGTTGGGCACGCTGCTGATCTTGCCGCTCAAAGTGGTGATGGGTCCGGTTTGGGCCATTACCTCGCTAGGCGGGTTGATTTCGCCGGTGTCGTTTCTCTTCAACTGGATGATTACGGTCATCTTGTTTGGCTTGGCCGCTTGGCTGATCCAAGGCTTTCGCCTCAAGAACGGTCTGATCAGTGCCATCTGTGGCGCAGTTGTGTACAGCGTGATCAGTGCCATGGTTTTGCGTGCCCTTGGCCTTGCCGATGTGGACTTCACCAGGGCCGCTCTGATCGGATCGTTGGCGTTTGGTGCTGAGTAAGACGCCGATGCTTTGGCAATCGCCGTAGCCTGATCAGCCTTCCTCCAGGCTCGACGCCACCGGATCATGCCCGCTTACGAGCTATCGGCGCCTTACACCCCTAAAGGAGATCAACCCACGGCGATCGCCAAATTGGTGGAGGGTGTGAATGGAGGAGAGCGTTATCAAACGCTTCTCGGAGCCACGGGTACGGGCAAGACGTTCACGATGGCCAATGTGATCGCCCAAACCGGACGTCCTGCTTTGGTGTTGGCCCACAACAAAACCCTGGCGGCCCAGCTTTGCAACGAGCTGCGGGAGTTTTTTCCGCACAATGCTGTGGAATATTTCATCTCCTATTACGACTATTACCAACCGGAAGCCTATGTGCCAGTAAGTGATACCTATATCGCTAAAACTGCATCAATTAACGAAGAAATTGATATGTTGCGTCACTCCGCGACGCGATCGTTGTTTGAGCGCCGTGATGTGATTGTGGTGGCCTCAATTAGTTGCATCTATGGGCTTGGAATTCCAAGTGAATACCTCAAAGCTGCTGTGCCATTCAAAGTGGGTGAGACTTTGAATTTGCGCGGATCTTTGCGCGATCTGGTGAACAATCAGTACAGCCGCAATGACACAGAGGCGGGGCGTGGACGTTTTCGTGTGAAGGGAGATGTGCTTGAAATTGGTCCAGCCTATGACGACCGTTTAGTGCGTGTTGAGCTCTTTGGTGATGACGTAGAAGCGATTCGCTATGTGGATCCAACCACTGGTGAAATCCTTCAAAGCTTGGATGCGATCAGCATCTATCCAGCCAAGCACTTCGTGACACCAAAAGAGCGTCTCAATGATGCCGTTAAGGAGATTCGTGCGGAGCTGAAAGATCGCCTTGAGTTTTTAAATGGAGAAGGGAAGTTGCTTGAGGCTCAGCGTTTAGAGCAACGCGCTACGTATGACCTGGAGATGTTGCAACAAATTGGTTATTGCAACGGAGTTGAGAATTATGCCCGTCATTTGGCTGGTCGTGAGCCTGGATCTGCACCGGAATGCCTGATTGATTACTTCCCAGATGATTGGTTGTTAATCGTGGATGAAAGCCACGTGACCTGCTCTCAGCTTTTGGCGATGTACAACGGCGATCAAGCTCGCAAAAAGGTGCTGATTGACCATGGCTTCCGTTTGCCGAGTGCCGCTGATAACCGGCCGCTTAAGTCGGAGGAGTTTTGGAGCAAGGCCAAGCAGACCGTGTTCGTGAGCGCCACTCCTGGGAATTGGGAGATGGAGATCAGTGAAGGTCAGATCGCGGAACAGGTGATCCGCCCTACGGGTGTGCTGGATCCGATTGTTGAGGTGCGGCCCACCACCGGACAAGTGGATGACCTGCTTGGAGAGATTCGTGATCGTGCCTCTAAGAATCAGCGCGTGTTGGTGACCACGCTCACCAAGCGGATGGCAGAAGACCTCACGGATTACCTCGCTGAAAACAAAGTTCGTGTGCGCTATTTGCACTCAGAGATTCATTCGATTGAGCGGATCGAGATCATTCAGGATTTACGTCTGGGTGAATACGACGTTCTAGTTGGCGTGAATTTGTTGCGGGAAGGATTGGATCTGCCAGAGGTTTCGCTGGTGGCAATTCTTGATGCCGATAAGGAAGGATTTTTGCGTGCCCAGCGCTCTTTGATTCAGACGATTGGCCGTGCAGCTCGGCACGTGGAAGGCAAAGCCTTGCTTTACGCCGAGAACATGACCGATTCCATGGCCAAGGCGATTGAAGAAACCGAACGCCGCCGCGCCATTCAGCACGCCTACAACGAAAAGCACGGCATTACACCCACGCCTGCTGGCAAGAAGGCCACGAATTCAATTCTTAGTTTTCTGGAGCTGTCACGCAAACTCAAGGCCGATGGCCCCGATGCAGATTTGGTCAAAGTGGCTGGTAAGGCGGTTCAAGCTTTGGAGGAAGACAGCGCTGGATTGGCTCTCGATGCCCTGCCTGAGCTCATCGATCAACTTGAGCTGAAGATGAAAGAGTCAGCCAAGAAGCTCGACTTTGAGGAAGCAGCCAACCTGCGGGACCGGATCAAGAAGCTGCGTCAGAAGCTGGTGGGCAGCAGCAGATGATCAAGCCTTCGTGATTTAAGCCTCAAGCGGAGATTCTGTGCCTTGCGCTCGATGGCATTCAGATCCACCAAGTTGGAAGCCGGCATGCACCGCTTCTAAGGCCTTGACGCCATCAGCTTCGGCGACCACGCAGCTGGTACGGATTTCGCTGGTGGCGATCAATTCAATGTTCACTCCAGCTTCGGCAAGGAAGCGGAACATGCGGCCCGCTGTTCCTGCGGTGGCAGGCATCCCAGCGCCGATCGCGCTGACGCGGGCAATCGCGGGCCCATCTTCGAGAACGGCGCCAGGCCATTGAGACAGCAGCGGCGCAAGGGCTTGATCCGAGGCTGCTCGGTCCTCGCGTTTCACGATGAAGCTGATGTCACGGCTGCCATCGCGGTGCTGCCGCTCGGATTGAACGATGGCATCAAGGCTGATGCCTGCATCAGCGAGCGCTGAGCAGAGGGCCCCTGCCATGCCTGGTCGGTCGGGCACATGACGAACGCTCATTTGGGCCTGATCACGATCTAGGGCGACGCCTCTCACCTCCGGTTCACCTTTTCCGCTGGCAGGAGGGTTGATGTATTGCTGCTGTGTGCTCAGTTCAAAGGCCTGTTGCGCAGCTTGCAAAGCCTTGCCTCCCATGGAGGCGTCCACCACGCAGCTCACCTTCACCTCGCTGGTGGCGATCAAACGTAGGTTGATGCCCTCTCTTGAGAGCGTGTCGAACAAGCCAGCAGCGATACCAGGGCGGCCCATGATCCCAGCGCCCCTGATGCTCAGCTTGCTCATGCCGCCGTCAGTGCTGAGGTTGCCGCCAAGGCTGTCCACCAGCGTGGCGCAGATGCTGCGGGCTTGATCAAGATCCTCTCCCGCCACGGTGAAGGTGATGTCGTTGCTGCTGCCCTCATGGGTGGCCTGAATGATCAGATCTACGTTCACGCCGCCTGCAGACAGGCTTTCGAACAAGCGGGCAGCCACGCCTGGCTGATCAGGCACGTGGGAGAGGGCCAGCAAGGCTTGATCCTCGAGGAGCTCCACGCCATCCACAGGACGACCAAGTTCCAAGCCCTCGCGGCCGATCGGTCTGGCATTGCGGCTTGTGAGCGTGGTGCCTGGTGCATCGCTCCAGCTGGAGCGCACCACCATGTTCACGCCGTAGTTGCGGGCGATCTCCACGGCGCGGGGGTGGAGAACTGCGGCACCCAGGCTGGCGAGTTCGAGCATTTCATCGCAGCTCACTTGCGGCATCAGTTGGGCATTGGCCACCTTGCGCGGATCGGTGGTGAGCACCCCTGGCACGTCTGTATAGATTTCGCAGGCATCCGCACCAAGGGCTGCGGCTAAGGCAACGGCTGAGGTGTCAGAGCCGCCGCGGCCGAGGGTGGTGATTTCGGCGGTTCCGCCCCGGCTGAGGCTTGTGCCTTGGAAGCCAGCCACCACCACCACTTGCCCTTCTGCTAGCAGGGCCCTAAGCCGGTCGGTGCGCACATCGAGGATGCGGGCACGGCCATGGGCTGATTCGGTCACGATCCCCACTTGGGCTCCGGTCATCGAGACCGCTGGCACGCCCAGTTCATGCAGGGCCATCGAGAGCAAGGCGATCGAGACCTGTTCGCCGGTGGAGAGCAACATGTCCATCTCCCGCTGCGGTGGCGCGGCGCTGATCGCTTTTGCCTTGGCGGTGAGCTCGTCTGTGGTGTGGCCCATCGCCGAGACCACAATCACCAGATCATTGCCGTC
This window harbors:
- the uvrB gene encoding excinuclease ABC subunit UvrB, giving the protein MPAYELSAPYTPKGDQPTAIAKLVEGVNGGERYQTLLGATGTGKTFTMANVIAQTGRPALVLAHNKTLAAQLCNELREFFPHNAVEYFISYYDYYQPEAYVPVSDTYIAKTASINEEIDMLRHSATRSLFERRDVIVVASISCIYGLGIPSEYLKAAVPFKVGETLNLRGSLRDLVNNQYSRNDTEAGRGRFRVKGDVLEIGPAYDDRLVRVELFGDDVEAIRYVDPTTGEILQSLDAISIYPAKHFVTPKERLNDAVKEIRAELKDRLEFLNGEGKLLEAQRLEQRATYDLEMLQQIGYCNGVENYARHLAGREPGSAPECLIDYFPDDWLLIVDESHVTCSQLLAMYNGDQARKKVLIDHGFRLPSAADNRPLKSEEFWSKAKQTVFVSATPGNWEMEISEGQIAEQVIRPTGVLDPIVEVRPTTGQVDDLLGEIRDRASKNQRVLVTTLTKRMAEDLTDYLAENKVRVRYLHSEIHSIERIEIIQDLRLGEYDVLVGVNLLREGLDLPEVSLVAILDADKEGFLRAQRSLIQTIGRAARHVEGKALLYAENMTDSMAKAIEETERRRAIQHAYNEKHGITPTPAGKKATNSILSFLELSRKLKADGPDADLVKVAGKAVQALEEDSAGLALDALPELIDQLELKMKESAKKLDFEEAANLRDRIKKLRQKLVGSSR
- a CDS encoding DUF561 domain-containing protein; translation: MTRLSLLPAELRRSLKQRTALKVIAGLMNFDRSNVAMVAAAAGRGGADLLDVACDAELVKLAIEVSAGVPVCVSAVDPELFPAAVAAGAAMVEIGNYDAFYPQGRIFDATEVLSITRRTRELLPDVVMSVTVPHVLPLDQQEQLAVDLVAAGADLIQTEGGTSAKPFSPGSLGLIEKAAPTLAASHSISAALHQAECAVPVLCASGLSAVTVPMAIASGAAGVGVGSAVNRLNDELAMTAVVRGLREALARPVISRV
- a CDS encoding phage holin family protein, whose amino-acid sequence is MGTLGWLLQWPIRALVLLVVAALPLGVELASFGTALWAAVLIGLLGTLLILPLKVVMGPVWAITSLGGLISPVSFLFNWMITVILFGLAAWLIQGFRLKNGLISAICGAVVYSVISAMVLRALGLADVDFTRAALIGSLAFGAE
- the dapA gene encoding 4-hydroxy-tetrahydrodipicolinate synthase, translated to MSTAAELSPTPFGRLLTAMVTPFDAEGRVDLALAGRLARHLVEEGSEGLVVCGTTGESPTLSWQEQVKMLEAVRQAVGPGVKVLAGTGSNSTSEAVKATREAASAGADGALLVVPYYNKPPQEGLEAHFRTIATAAPELPLMLYNVPGRTGTSMAPATAAQLMDCANVVSFKAASGSTEEVTELRLACGPRLAVYSGDDGLLLPMLSAGAVGVVSVASHVVGRRLRHMIDAFLSGQNAVALGQHEQLTPLFQALFATSNPIPVKAALELSGWPVGAPRLPLLPLNSAMRDSLAHLLTALRQT
- a CDS encoding ribonuclease J; amino-acid sequence: MTSTLSKTKQACLRVIPLGGLHEIGKNTCVFEYGDDLMLVDAGLAFPSDGMHGVNVVMPDTSFLRENQSRIRGMIVTHGHEDHIGGIAHHLKNFDIPVIYGPRLALSMLTGKMDEAGVTDRTTLQTVGPRDVVKVGQHFSVEFIRNTHSMADSFSLAITTPVGTVIFTGDFKFDHTPVDGEHFDLARLAHYGDQGVLCLFSDSTNAEVPGYCPPERSVFPNLDRHIAEAEGRVIITTFASSIHRVSMILELALKNGRKVGLLGRSMLNVIAKARELGYMRAPDELFVPIKQINDVPDRETLLLMTGSQGEPLAALSRISRGDHPQVKVKSSDTIIFSASPIPGNTISVVNTIDKLMILGAKVVYGKGEGIHVSGHGFQEDQKLMLALTRPKYFVPVHGEHRMLVKHARTGHSMGVPEDNTLIINNGDVVELTPDSMRKGDPVKAGIELLDQSRNGIVDARVLKERQQLAVDGIVTILAAISTDGAMVAPPRVNLRGVVTTADARKMSLWTEREIKWVLENRWKQLCRTVDGASPEVDWMGVQREVEVGLGRRMRREMQVEPLILCLVQPAPGGTPVYKGRADAEPDTRPAARGRGGRHGAPGRDSGNGHVRRDPNAAPARVVPSRVIRTPAPAAAVSAPGAAATPAPAPAPAKELVAATVVVTRDPEPEMPAGRTRRRRSAAA
- the tilS gene encoding tRNA lysidine(34) synthetase TilS yields the protein MAASQPWLPWHDRLHRQLLRQPNLLPKGTTLLISLSGGQDSMALLGLLQGLQHLHHWHVQLWHGDHGWHDQSATIASELKAWCQVQELDLQISRSTRENTGTEASARSWRYQELAALSQQLCCRTVLTAHTASDRAETLLLQLARGTDLAGLGSLRPIRPLQNNDPSGPRLVRPLLSFSRDDTAQICQDLKLPIWLDPSNTNPAFSRNRIRNEVLPMLEELHPGCSQRIAQLSERVSQVEDCQRTLATLALEPLRCERGLQRNALKLLPEATRRLLLHHWLQEQGVGTLSASQLDSLSVAIGPGRPPGSRSLPGQKSLQWTQDSVQLVSKP
- a CDS encoding aspartate kinase; the encoded protein is MALLVQKFGGTSVGSVERLQAVARRIADCKEDGNDLVIVVSAMGHTTDELTAKAKAISAAPPQREMDMLLSTGEQVSIALLSMALHELGVPAVSMTGAQVGIVTESAHGRARILDVRTDRLRALLAEGQVVVVAGFQGTSLSRGGTAEITTLGRGGSDTSAVALAAALGADACEIYTDVPGVLTTDPRKVANAQLMPQVSCDEMLELASLGAAVLHPRAVEIARNYGVNMVVRSSWSDAPGTTLTSRNARPIGREGLELGRPVDGVELLEDQALLALSHVPDQPGVAARLFESLSAGGVNVDLIIQATHEGSSNDITFTVAGEDLDQARSICATLVDSLGGNLSTDGGMSKLSIRGAGIMGRPGIAAGLFDTLSREGINLRLIATSEVKVSCVVDASMGGKALQAAQQAFELSTQQQYINPPASGKGEPEVRGVALDRDQAQMSVRHVPDRPGMAGALCSALADAGISLDAIVQSERQHRDGSRDISFIVKREDRAASDQALAPLLSQWPGAVLEDGPAIARVSAIGAGMPATAGTAGRMFRFLAEAGVNIELIATSEIRTSCVVAEADGVKALEAVHAGFQLGGSECHRAQGTESPLEA